One Halolamina litorea genomic window carries:
- a CDS encoding heme-binding protein gives MTEPPQTDEGWFVLHDFRNVDWDAWRDAPERERERAISEGVEYLQDHEAVVDADEGTSAVFSVVGDKADLLIMHLRPTLDHLSTAERQFERTPLGAVTEQATSYVSVTEVSGYVSDAYFAEDEEEVDEGLKQYIEGKIKPEIPDDEYVCFYPMDKRRGEEVNWYDLPFDERADLMKGHGQTARKWGGKVDQIISSSLGFDDFEWGVTLFAGDAVDIKDIVYELRFDDATSKYGEFGSFFIGRRFPPTDLGAYLNGETVPTGEEGGHHHGESEGHHHGEGGDAHHDGESHHDDGDAEDEEDEDDIRGALEDLDIYAGQPHGEDVYATVLYSEADPEEISEEVDGLRGNFEHYDTHVKTAVYEGSYTDRVAVVSIWDTASAAETAAGFLSDLPGVVSRAGEESGFGTMGMFYTVKPDSREDFVEKFDTVGGLLEDMDGHQETDLMVNREDENDMFIASQWRAREDAMAFFRSDAFRNTVQWGRDVLADRPRHVFLA, from the coding sequence ATGACCGAGCCGCCGCAGACCGACGAGGGATGGTTCGTCCTCCACGACTTCCGGAACGTCGACTGGGACGCCTGGCGCGACGCCCCCGAACGGGAGCGCGAGCGGGCGATCTCGGAGGGCGTGGAGTACCTGCAGGACCACGAGGCCGTCGTCGACGCCGACGAGGGGACCTCCGCGGTGTTCAGCGTCGTCGGCGACAAGGCCGACCTGCTGATCATGCACCTGCGACCGACCCTCGATCACCTCTCGACGGCCGAACGGCAGTTCGAGCGGACACCACTCGGGGCGGTGACCGAACAGGCGACCTCCTACGTCTCCGTGACGGAAGTATCGGGCTACGTCTCCGACGCCTACTTCGCCGAGGACGAGGAGGAGGTCGACGAGGGGCTCAAGCAGTACATCGAGGGGAAGATCAAGCCGGAGATCCCCGACGACGAGTACGTCTGCTTCTACCCGATGGACAAGCGCCGCGGCGAGGAGGTCAACTGGTACGACCTCCCCTTCGACGAGCGCGCCGACCTGATGAAGGGCCACGGCCAGACCGCCCGCAAGTGGGGCGGGAAGGTCGACCAGATCATCTCCTCCTCGCTCGGCTTCGACGACTTCGAGTGGGGCGTGACGCTGTTCGCCGGCGACGCCGTCGACATCAAGGACATCGTCTACGAACTCCGTTTCGACGACGCGACCTCGAAGTACGGCGAGTTCGGCTCCTTCTTCATCGGCCGACGCTTCCCGCCGACGGATCTGGGAGCGTACCTCAACGGCGAGACGGTCCCGACCGGGGAGGAGGGTGGTCACCACCACGGCGAGAGCGAGGGCCACCACCACGGCGAAGGTGGCGACGCTCACCACGATGGTGAGAGCCACCACGACGACGGCGACGCCGAGGACGAGGAGGACGAAGACGACATCCGTGGCGCGCTGGAGGACCTCGACATCTACGCCGGCCAGCCCCACGGCGAGGACGTCTACGCGACGGTGCTCTACAGCGAGGCCGACCCCGAGGAGATCAGCGAGGAGGTCGACGGCCTCCGCGGGAACTTCGAGCACTACGATACCCACGTCAAGACCGCCGTCTACGAGGGCTCCTACACCGACCGCGTCGCGGTCGTGAGCATTTGGGACACCGCCAGCGCCGCCGAGACGGCCGCAGGGTTCCTCTCGGACCTGCCGGGCGTCGTCTCTCGTGCGGGCGAGGAGTCCGGCTTCGGGACGATGGGGATGTTCTACACCGTCAAGCCCGACTCACGCGAGGACTTCGTCGAGAAGTTCGACACCGTCGGCGGCCTGCTGGAGGACATGGACGGCCACCAGGAGACCGACCTGATGGTCAACCGCGAGGACGAGAACGACATGTTCATCGCGAGCCAGTGGCGGGCCCGCGAGGACGCGATGGCGTTCTTCCGCTCGGACGCGTTCCGCAACACGGTCCAGTGGGGGCGTGACGTGCTCGCCGACCGGCCGCGACACGTCTTCCTGGCGTAG
- a CDS encoding heavy-metal-associated domain-containing protein: MATYELRVTGMTCGSCESIIEQRVGGLDGVESVDADAGTESVVVDGEPGLEKTIANRIENTGYDVVD, from the coding sequence ATGGCCACGTACGAACTGCGGGTCACGGGCATGACCTGTGGGAGCTGTGAGTCCATCATCGAACAGCGCGTCGGCGGCCTCGACGGCGTCGAGTCGGTCGATGCCGACGCCGGCACCGAGTCGGTCGTCGTCGACGGTGAGCCGGGGCTCGAGAAGACTATCGCCAACCGCATCGAGAACACCGGCTACGACGTCGTCGACTGA